The Antennarius striatus isolate MH-2024 chromosome 20, ASM4005453v1, whole genome shotgun sequence genome includes a region encoding these proteins:
- the LOC137587846 gene encoding zinc finger protein 436-like isoform X1 → MHPTKHLTLHSAIFNKRRPQHHVCKEEEVEVPADQQFWNQELKSRVDQEEPQVLHLKEEPEELHSCQEGEQLVLKQQTEAVALTRTHEENDQSGGQTLFMKAEDVAAQTESVVKLPVISSVVGAANIDLLMSRSSHVSFNHHERGETRRKDVETESQFQSQGTSNTNCLQHHVCKEEEVEVPADQQVWNQELKSSVDQEETEVLHLKEEPEVFHLKDESEVLHLKEEPEELHSSQEGEQLVLKQETEAVVLTPTHEENDQSGDQTLFMKIEDGAAQTKSVDNLPVISSVVGAANIDLLMYGSSHVSVSHDERGETSRKNVETESQFQSQGTSNTSRKPFVCTICQRGYTRRKSWKDHMKIHTAEAHRCITCGKDFRFNSELIRHERIHRHEKPYDCKTCGKDFIRKNSLTEHMRIHTGEKPYRCETCGKDFRCNANLTKHMRIHTGEKPYRCKTCGKNFTNKKNLTHHMRTHTREKLHSCTTCGKDFRFNSELKKHARVHTGEKPYSCKTCSKCFSQKTNLTNHMRIHTGEKPYRCETCRESFRLNCELIKHTRIHTGETPYKCETCGKHFIQKKNLTHHTRFHTGEKLYRCETCGKHFIQKKNLTHHMRMHTE, encoded by the exons ATGCACCCAACGAAGCATCTGACGTTACATTCAGCCATATTTAACAAAC GTcgtccacagcatcatgtctgtaaggaggaggaggtggaggttcctgctgaccagcagttCTGGAACCAGGAGCTGAAGTCCCgtgtggaccaagaggaaccacaggttctccacctgaaagaagaaccagaggaactccacagctgtcaggagggagagcagctggTCCTGAAGCAGCAGACTGAAGCTGTTGCTTTGACTCGTactcatgaggaaaatgaccagAGTGGAGGTCAGACTCTGttcatgaaagctgaagatgttgcagcacagacagagtctgttgtcAAGCTGCCGgttatcagctctgtggtgggagcagcaaacattgacctgTTGATGTCTCGCAGCTCTCATGTATCCTTCAACCAtcatgagagaggagaaacaaggaGAAAAGATGTTGAGACTGAGTCTCAGTTTCAATCCCAGGGAACGAGTAACACCA ATTGTctacagcatcatgtctgtaaggaggaggaggtggaggttcctgctgaccagcaagTCTGGAACCAGGAGctgaagtccagtgtggaccaagaggaaacagaagttctacacctgaaagaagAACCAGAGGTTTTCCATCTGAAAGACGAatcagaggttctccacctgaaagaggaaccagaggaactccacagcagtcaggagggagagcagctggtcctgaagcaggagactgaagCTGTTGTGTTGACTCCTactcatgaggaaaatgaccagAGTGGAGATCAGACTCTGTTCATGAAAAttgaagatggtgcagcacagacaaaGTCTGTTGACAATCTGCCGgttatcagctctgtggtgggagcagctaACATTGACCTGCTGATGTATGGCAGCTCTCATGTATCCGTCAGccatgatgagagaggagaaacaagcaggAAAAATGTTGAGACTGAGTCTCAGTTTCAGTCCCAGGGAACAAGTAACACAAGTAGGAAGCCATTTGTTTGCACAATATGTCAGAGAGGTTACACAAGACGCAAGAGTTGGAAAgaccacatgaaaatccacacagcaGAAGCTCATAGGTGTATAACATGTGGGAAGGATTTTAGGTTCAATAGTGAGTTGATAAGACACGAGAGAATCCACAGGCATGAGAAGCCTTATGATTGTAAAACATGCGGGAAAGATTTCATACGGAAAAATTCCTTGACTgaacacatgagaatccacacaggtgagaagccttacaggtgtgaaacatgtgggaaagattttagatGTAATGCTAACTTGACaaaacacatgagaatccacacaggggagaagccttacagatgtaaaacatgtggtaaaaatttcacaaacaaaaaaaacttgactCATCATATGAGAACCCACACAAGAGAGAAGCTTCACAGCTGtacaacatgtgggaaagattttaggttCAATAGTGagttaaaaaaacatgcaagagtccacacaggtgagaagccttataGTTGTAAAACCTGTAGCAAATGTTTCAGTCAGAAAACAAACTTGACTaaccacatgagaatccacacaggtgagaagccatacaggtgtgaaacatgtagGGAAAGTTTTAGGTTGAATTGTGAGttgataaaacacacaagaatccacacaggtgagacgccttacaagtgtgaaacatgtggtaAACATTTCATACAGAAAAAGAACTTGACTCACCACACGAGgttccacacaggtgagaagctttacaggtgtgaaacatgtggtaAACATTTCATACAGAAAAAGAACTTGACTCACCACATGAGAATGCACACAgagtga
- the LOC137587846 gene encoding zinc finger protein 436-like isoform X2 translates to MKAEDVAAQTESVVKLPVISSVVGAANIDLLMSRSSHVSFNHHERGETRRKDVETESQFQSQGTSNTNCLQHHVCKEEEVEVPADQQVWNQELKSSVDQEETEVLHLKEEPEVFHLKDESEVLHLKEEPEELHSSQEGEQLVLKQETEAVVLTPTHEENDQSGDQTLFMKIEDGAAQTKSVDNLPVISSVVGAANIDLLMYGSSHVSVSHDERGETSRKNVETESQFQSQGTSNTSRKPFVCTICQRGYTRRKSWKDHMKIHTAEAHRCITCGKDFRFNSELIRHERIHRHEKPYDCKTCGKDFIRKNSLTEHMRIHTGEKPYRCETCGKDFRCNANLTKHMRIHTGEKPYRCKTCGKNFTNKKNLTHHMRTHTREKLHSCTTCGKDFRFNSELKKHARVHTGEKPYSCKTCSKCFSQKTNLTNHMRIHTGEKPYRCETCRESFRLNCELIKHTRIHTGETPYKCETCGKHFIQKKNLTHHTRFHTGEKLYRCETCGKHFIQKKNLTHHMRMHTE, encoded by the exons atgaaagctgaagatgttgcagcacagacagagtctgttgtcAAGCTGCCGgttatcagctctgtggtgggagcagcaaacattgacctgTTGATGTCTCGCAGCTCTCATGTATCCTTCAACCAtcatgagagaggagaaacaaggaGAAAAGATGTTGAGACTGAGTCTCAGTTTCAATCCCAGGGAACGAGTAACACCA ATTGTctacagcatcatgtctgtaaggaggaggaggtggaggttcctgctgaccagcaagTCTGGAACCAGGAGctgaagtccagtgtggaccaagaggaaacagaagttctacacctgaaagaagAACCAGAGGTTTTCCATCTGAAAGACGAatcagaggttctccacctgaaagaggaaccagaggaactccacagcagtcaggagggagagcagctggtcctgaagcaggagactgaagCTGTTGTGTTGACTCCTactcatgaggaaaatgaccagAGTGGAGATCAGACTCTGTTCATGAAAAttgaagatggtgcagcacagacaaaGTCTGTTGACAATCTGCCGgttatcagctctgtggtgggagcagctaACATTGACCTGCTGATGTATGGCAGCTCTCATGTATCCGTCAGccatgatgagagaggagaaacaagcaggAAAAATGTTGAGACTGAGTCTCAGTTTCAGTCCCAGGGAACAAGTAACACAAGTAGGAAGCCATTTGTTTGCACAATATGTCAGAGAGGTTACACAAGACGCAAGAGTTGGAAAgaccacatgaaaatccacacagcaGAAGCTCATAGGTGTATAACATGTGGGAAGGATTTTAGGTTCAATAGTGAGTTGATAAGACACGAGAGAATCCACAGGCATGAGAAGCCTTATGATTGTAAAACATGCGGGAAAGATTTCATACGGAAAAATTCCTTGACTgaacacatgagaatccacacaggtgagaagccttacaggtgtgaaacatgtgggaaagattttagatGTAATGCTAACTTGACaaaacacatgagaatccacacaggggagaagccttacagatgtaaaacatgtggtaaaaatttcacaaacaaaaaaaacttgactCATCATATGAGAACCCACACAAGAGAGAAGCTTCACAGCTGtacaacatgtgggaaagattttaggttCAATAGTGagttaaaaaaacatgcaagagtccacacaggtgagaagccttataGTTGTAAAACCTGTAGCAAATGTTTCAGTCAGAAAACAAACTTGACTaaccacatgagaatccacacaggtgagaagccatacaggtgtgaaacatgtagGGAAAGTTTTAGGTTGAATTGTGAGttgataaaacacacaagaatccacacaggtgagacgccttacaagtgtgaaacatgtggtaAACATTTCATACAGAAAAAGAACTTGACTCACCACACGAGgttccacacaggtgagaagctttacaggtgtgaaacatgtggtaAACATTTCATACAGAAAAAGAACTTGACTCACCACATGAGAATGCACACAgagtga